In Carya illinoinensis cultivar Pawnee chromosome 16, C.illinoinensisPawnee_v1, whole genome shotgun sequence, a single window of DNA contains:
- the LOC122298919 gene encoding putative beta-D-xylosidase, with the protein MFAGLDLDCGHFLGVHTEQALGRGLIHEVDVNNALTNTIAVQMRLGMFDGERLGGEFGNLGSRDVCNPTHQQLALEAARQGIVLLKNRGSLLPLSIRSHRTVAVIGPNSNATVTMIGNYAGVACAYTSPLQGIRRYARAIHQEGCIGVACEGVQGFGKVEAAARVAKASRGPTVLVLISGGPIDVSFAKNDPQISAILWVGYPGQPGGAAIADILFGTNNPGGKLPMTWYPQGYVERVPMTIMDMRANPFTGYPGLTVPYAGPHALKNSSVMSNGLKIEHANCDELIIPVYIDVKNTGTLDGILSLLLFSFPPPGIWATNKQLIGFEKVHVAV; encoded by the exons ATGTTTGCAGGCTTGGATTTGGATTGTGGACACTTTCTCGGAGTGCACACAGAGCAGGCTCTGGGAAGAGGCCTAATACATGAAGTTGACGTTAACAATGCATTAACAAACACAATTGCGGTGCAAATGCGGTTGGGTATGTTTGATGGGGAGCGATTAGGAGGGGAGTTTGGGAACTTGGGCTCAAGAGATGTATGCAACCCAACCCACCAACAGCTAGCCCTTGAGGCCGCTAGACAAGGTATTGTCTTGCTAAAGAACCGTGGGTCGCTGTTGCCACTGTCCATCCGGTCTCATCGAACTGTAGCAGTCATTGGGCCCAATTCCAATGCTACAGTTACAATGATAGGAAATTATGCTG GTGTTGCATGTGCTTACACAAGCCCACTACAAGGCATAAGGAGATATGCTAGGGCCATTCACCAAGAAGGGTGCATCGGTGTTGCCTGTGAAGGGGTCCAAGGATTTGGGAAGGTGGAGGCTGCAGCCCG GGTGGCCAAAGCCTCAAGAGGGCCTACCGTGTTGGTGCTAATAAGCGGTGGACCTATTGATGTATCCTTTGCGAAGAACGATCCCCAAATCAGTGCCATCTTGTGGGTTGGCTATCCTGGTCAGCCTGGAGGAGCTGCCATtgcagatattttatttggtaCAAACAATCCAG GAGGAAAACTGCCCATGACATGGTACCCACAGGGCTATGTAGAAAGGGTGCCAATGACAATCATGGACATGCGGGCAAACCCATTCACAGGCTACCCTGGTC TCACTGTCCCCTATGCTGGCCCCCATGCCTTGAAAAATTCTTCCGTCATGAGCAATGGTCTCAAGATCGAGCACGCTAATTGCGATGAACTCATAATACCCGTTTACATCGATGTAAAAAATACAGGAACTTTGGATGGGATTCTTTCGCTTCTTCTATTCTCGTTCCCACCTCCTGGGATATGGGCAACCAACAAGCAATTAATAGGCTTTGAGAAAGTTCATGTTGCAGTGTAA